The Desulfobulbaceae bacterium genome includes a window with the following:
- a CDS encoding 2-hydroxyacyl-CoA dehydratase codes for MSTDRKARVSRTAALHLAMESEEMLRRIEGFPDNPVAMGYFYDLFRSRGKGESRPSGKGKAVGTLCVQVPEELIRACGARPVRLCSGAQAHESVGAEIMPAKSCPLVKATLGMLESGGQLEDLCGIVVPTTCDQKRKMASLLASHGYPVHLLEMPPVKDSEGARFYWQESVKELALTLEKWTGVRLNRKSVQAAILERSQASRVFQQLYALQCSQPAPLAGKDLLLVANSYFFDDINCWRQAVATLCMELEARVARGQGAGARQAPRILFTGSPPIFPNLKVPVLVEEAGAVIVADELCSSARLLHDQAIIGEGTLADMIPALADRALKPCTCPCLADNRDRERRLLTLADDYQVDGVIYQAFSGCLPYELEQRQIGAGLAQKGVPMLYVETDYSPEDMGQLSTRVEAFLESIRTRKYHKGVKK; via the coding sequence ATGAGCACTGATCGAAAAGCGCGGGTCAGTCGCACAGCTGCCCTCCACCTTGCCATGGAGAGTGAGGAGATGTTGCGCAGGATCGAGGGGTTTCCTGACAATCCGGTGGCCATGGGATATTTTTATGATCTTTTCCGCTCCCGGGGAAAAGGTGAGAGCCGGCCGTCAGGAAAAGGAAAGGCGGTTGGTACCCTCTGCGTGCAGGTGCCCGAGGAGCTGATCCGTGCTTGTGGCGCCCGTCCGGTGCGTCTTTGTAGCGGCGCTCAGGCCCACGAGTCGGTGGGCGCTGAGATTATGCCGGCCAAATCCTGCCCCTTGGTCAAGGCCACCCTCGGGATGCTTGAGTCAGGAGGTCAGCTCGAAGACCTTTGCGGTATTGTGGTGCCAACCACCTGTGATCAAAAGCGGAAGATGGCCTCTCTGCTCGCCAGTCACGGGTATCCCGTCCATCTCCTTGAGATGCCGCCGGTGAAGGACTCGGAAGGGGCGCGTTTCTACTGGCAGGAGTCGGTAAAGGAATTGGCTCTTACCCTTGAGAAATGGACAGGCGTTCGGCTTAACCGTAAATCAGTCCAGGCCGCAATTCTCGAACGTTCTCAGGCCAGCCGGGTATTCCAGCAGCTGTATGCCTTGCAGTGCAGCCAGCCCGCACCCTTGGCTGGCAAGGATCTGCTGCTTGTTGCCAACAGTTATTTTTTTGATGATATCAATTGCTGGCGTCAGGCTGTGGCAACGCTTTGTATGGAACTTGAGGCCAGGGTTGCACGCGGTCAAGGGGCAGGCGCACGGCAGGCGCCTCGCATCCTCTTTACCGGCTCGCCGCCGATTTTTCCTAACCTCAAGGTGCCGGTGCTGGTGGAAGAGGCAGGGGCGGTGATTGTTGCCGATGAACTTTGCTCCTCGGCCCGGCTCCTGCACGATCAGGCGATTATTGGCGAGGGCACGCTTGCCGACATGATCCCGGCTCTTGCCGATCGTGCACTTAAACCCTGCACCTGTCCGTGTCTGGCTGATAACCGTGACCGGGAGCGTCGCCTCCTTACCCTTGCCGATGATTATCAGGTGGACGGCGTCATCTATCAGGCCTTTTCCGGGTGCCTCCCCTATGAACTTGAACAGCGGCAAATTGGAGCCGGGTTGGCCCAAAAGGGGGTACCTATGCTTTACGTGGAGACCGATTACAGCCCTGAGGATATGGGTCAGCTCTCTACTCGGGTTGAGGCATTTCTGGAGTCGATTCGGACACGTAAGTATCATAAGGGAGTGAAAAAGTGA
- a CDS encoding 4Fe-4S binding protein: MKSSICQRLDNGSVSWLRRWVQIVFFLLLVFGGMVAINLGNQLPTFACVFDQERGGSCYLMGFQHQMALPYAQLFSGRGIGVLVGLATFVGFFLILNKAWCGFACPLGTLQDWLTILRKKMGIRYGAFAPSVFTRLKKIKYLLLALLIMLPMAMGNSIAGLPKLNHDFEVPFCMICPGRTVLPLFTGDLSQLVIDFSSKTKLVLTALGMVVTGLFFVGSFVKRRFFCLFCPMSAFHYIFTKLGLLRLVKDGGRCTRCGNCFRACDVGIHAIADDVVSRNIVKDDCMMCFKCVEVCPEDRCLQVRFLGAPVYTSTATGFFRRQDGEGHEH, from the coding sequence ATGAAGAGTAGTATTTGTCAACGGCTGGATAACGGCAGCGTCTCATGGCTTCGGCGGTGGGTTCAGATCGTATTTTTCCTGCTTCTTGTGTTTGGGGGCATGGTGGCAATCAACCTCGGCAACCAGCTGCCTACCTTCGCCTGCGTCTTCGATCAAGAACGAGGGGGCTCGTGCTATCTCATGGGGTTTCAGCATCAAATGGCGTTGCCCTATGCTCAGCTCTTCTCAGGGCGTGGGATTGGCGTATTGGTAGGGCTTGCCACCTTTGTCGGGTTTTTCCTCATCTTGAATAAGGCGTGGTGCGGCTTTGCCTGTCCGCTTGGGACTCTGCAGGACTGGCTCACCATTCTAAGGAAAAAAATGGGTATCCGCTATGGTGCCTTTGCCCCGTCCGTCTTCACTCGTCTTAAGAAGATCAAGTATCTGCTGCTTGCCCTGCTTATCATGCTGCCCATGGCCATGGGTAACTCGATAGCCGGTCTACCGAAGCTCAACCACGATTTTGAAGTTCCCTTCTGTATGATCTGTCCAGGTCGGACAGTGTTGCCGCTTTTTACCGGCGACTTGTCGCAGTTGGTGATTGATTTCAGTTCGAAGACTAAACTGGTGTTGACTGCCCTCGGGATGGTGGTGACCGGACTCTTTTTTGTTGGTTCCTTTGTGAAACGCCGTTTCTTCTGCCTTTTCTGCCCGATGAGCGCCTTTCACTACATTTTCACCAAATTGGGACTTCTGCGGCTGGTTAAGGATGGAGGCAGATGCACCCGTTGCGGCAACTGTTTCCGGGCCTGCGATGTTGGTATCCATGCCATTGCCGATGATGTTGTAAGCCGCAATATTGTAAAGGATGACTGTATGATGTGTTTTAAGTGTGTTGAAGTCTGTCCTGAGGATCGCTGCCTGCAGGTGCGCTTCCTCGGGGCGCCGGTCTATACCTCCACTGCCACAGGTTTTTTTCGCAGACAGGATGGAGAGGGTCATGAGCACTGA